One region of Chanodichthys erythropterus isolate Z2021 chromosome 24, ASM2448905v1, whole genome shotgun sequence genomic DNA includes:
- the lrrn3a gene encoding leucine-rich repeat neuronal protein 3, translating to MKDLLFAVCLLAGLALTKSVQASEMRAVCLKLCKCEVRPWFSPSSMYNEAPTVDCNDLGLLSLPGRLPLDTQVLLSQANNIAKINSPLDYLVNLTEVDLSRNNISSLSDVYLGHLPQLLSLHLEENWLSSLHDHCFAHFPNLQELYVNHNLLSLISAEAFQGLNMLLRLHLNSNQLRAIRTEWFRDLSQLEILMIGENPIARIQDMNFKPLINLRSLVLTRMNLTEIPDSALVGLDKLESVSFYDNMFPKVPQAALRQVRNLKFLDLNKNPIERIKRGDFVDMIHLKELGINSMPELVSIDSFAIHNLPELTKIEATNNPRLSYIHPNAFSKLPRIESLMLNSNALRALHHVTVESLPNLQEVSMHTNPIYCDCVIRWINMNKTKVRFMEPDALLCAGPSEFEGRLVRHVHFREMADICLPLISPESLPDQVNVGSGHSVSLHCRAFADPEPEIYWVTPSGEKISPQMVSKKYHLHPEGTFDIYGITENEAGQYTCVAHNLIGADMRSVSVVVNGYFPLPANESLHIQVKGTEPHSVRISWVPPKGSLVSNIKWSTTSQRRSLFTAHVLSDLKTFNLTHLHPLTQYEVCVEITDLQSRHLKNCMNVSTTEVLIGKTDDGIDDGLIISITALLLIVSAVACSFICMLQRSDHFYRKLRNQQSEMLPSHIKPIWGSRAKANDPETDLINSI from the coding sequence ATGAAAGATTTGCTGTTTGCAGTTTGTTTGCTGGCAGGACTTGCGCTGACTAAATCAGTTCAGGCCTCTGAGATGAGGGCTGTGTGCCTCAAGCTGTGCAAATGTGAAGTCCGACCCTGGTTCTCTCCCTCGTCCATGTATAACGAGGCTCCGACTGTGGACTGTAATGATCTAGGACTTCTGTCTCTGCCGGGGAGGTTGCCCTTAGACACGCAAGTACTTCTATCACAAGCCAACAACATCGCAAAGATCAACAGTCCCTTGGACTATCTGGTAAACCTAACCGAGGTAGACCTATCTCGAAACAACATTTCCTCATTGAGTGATGTCTATCTAGGTCACCTTCCACAACTTCTATCTTTGCACCTAGAGGAGAACTGGCTAAGCAGTCTTCATGATCATTGTTTTGCACACTTCCCAAACTTACAAGAGCTCTATGTTAACCATAACCTACTCTCCTTGATCAGTGCAGAAGCTTTCCAAGGGCTTAACATGCTCTTGAGGCTCCATCTTAATTCAAACCAGCTGAGGGCCATAAGAACAGAGTGGTTCCGGGATCTTTCCCAGCTAGAAATCTTGATGATAGGAGAGAATCCAATTGCCAGAATACAAGACATGAATTTCAAGCCCCTTATCAATCTCCGCAGTCTTGTGCtaaccagaatgaacctcactgaaATCCCTGACAGTGCCCTGGTTGGCCTCGATAAGCTGGAAAGTGTGTCATTCTATGATAATATGTTTCCAAAAGTACCTCAAGCTGCTCTCAGACAAGTGCGGAACCTCAAGTTTCTGGACCTTAACAAGAATCCTATTGAGAGGATCAAAAGGGGTGACTTTGTGGACATGATCCATCTGAAAGAACTTGGTATTAACAGCATGCCAGAGTTAGTTTCGATCGACAGCTTTGCCATTCATAATCTACCAGAGCTGACCAAAATCGAAGCCACGAACAACCCCCGACTTTCCTACATCCATCCAAATGCATTCTCCAAACTCCCAAGGATAGAGTCCTTGATGCTGAATAGCAATGCGCTCCGGGCCCTTCATCATGTCACGGTGGAATCCTTGCCTAACCTTCAGGAGGTGAGCATGCACACCAACCCCATTTACTGTGACTGTGTCATCCGCTGGATCAATATGAACAAGACCAAGGTCCGGTTCATGGAACCGGATGCCCTCTTATGCGCAGGACCCTCAGAGTTTGAAGGTCGTCTTGTCAGGCATGTGCACTTCCGTGAAATGGCAGACATCTGCCTGCCACTAATTTCCCCGGAAAGCCTTCCCGATCAGGTTAATGTGGGAAGCGGGCATTCTGTGTCTTTGCACTGCAGGGCGTTTGCCGATCCTGAACCTGAGATCTACTGGGTCACACCTTCAGGCGAGAAGATCTCGCCTCAGATGGTTTCCAAGAAGTATCACCTGCATCCTGAGGGGACGTTTGACATTTATGGCATCACAGAGAATGAGGCTGGGCAGTACACCTGCGTGGCCCACAACCTCATAGGTGCTGACATGAGATCCGTCTCGGTAGTTGTAAACGGGTACTTTCCACTGCCGGCAAATGAATCCCTGCACATCCAAGTCAAAGGGACTGAGCCACATTCGGTGAGGATTTCTTGGGTGCCACCCAAGGGCAGTCTTGTGTCGAATATTAAGTGGTCAACCACATCCCAGCGCCGCTCCTTGTTCACTGCACACGTGTTGTCTGATTTAAAAACATTCAACCTCACACACTTGCACCCACTGACGCAGTACGAGGTGTGTGTGGAAATTACGGACCTGCAAAGCAGACATTTGAAAAACTGCATGAATGTCAGCACCACTGAGGTTTTAATAGGAAAAACTGATGATGGTATCGATGACGGACTGATAATCAGCATCACCGCGCTGCTCCTGATCGTGTCTGCAGTGGCCTGTTCGTTCATTTGCATGTTGCAGAGGAGTGATCACTTTTACAGGAAATTACGAAATCAGCAGTCTGAGATGTTACCTTCACACATTAAACCAATCTGGGGGTCAAGGGCTAAAGCCAATGATCCAGAAACAGACTTGATAAACTCAATTTGA